A single Chanos chanos chromosome 8, fChaCha1.1, whole genome shotgun sequence DNA region contains:
- the dcst1 gene encoding E3 ubiquitin-protein ligase DCST1 gives MGFYLCVALEQVSGLVLPTLAHRFLFSQPSEFSVARVFLGAAFGAVSGAGLFLGLMHNISMTITHRLIAGCVFVGICILGGMFSSYFRCSVLLMFPSMLGSRGRAYLMLLVLNGLYQGPIFNIHRNVQNVAFSMGCNIDLQIEHSKIMWRMVTEPMLQVMQDIVHDNKEFQHEARNVSTQFNRIRDEVMGQYGYDALQHSTSSGNSTQDMFSAKTMMRCDYVVEQGIGRCREWFSSKWQECMDAIKAPVINHLLCVPMKFDFLCNVMRVMTPWCREHIPVEGNFGQTFDRLNLSISRLAEEFTAKVVVQKLEQQAVLGVTVLKEFTKELRKAFEEKMIVFEQIAEVVQILLSFTFITIFTSAFGYARHYCRHIRFDNVYITTYFKQIDERRRRAGKRYLLPLKKVEQSGFINPWSLSIHPSELKLVALGLIQVLLLTLFVCILLTVDGILYHIFDIIRRHTFTQFSVTSSHHVDIDITGESMLAKLLRKTIGAFNTSSNLDIQTSNQHCLPQPRALAPEDYLWTFLPLFMMALMCCLQAYSNRLRRVIAAFYFPKREKRRTLFLYNLQIQRRISYVKRLRKQLLRHGKQPKTVFTGIIAVLDRLGWRLRWCCVCGERQRGAQAVECTVPGCGTVYCAQCWRDLGTFCLFCATLRRTEARDSGTDSDVYYDD, from the exons ATGGGGTTTTACCTATGCGTAGCTCTGGAGCAGGTCAGTGGACTTGTCCTTCCCACTCTGGCTCACAGGTTCCTGTTCAGTCAGCCATCAGAGTTTTCAGTGGCCCGGGTATTCCTTGGAGCTGCATTTGGGGCTGTCAGTGGTGCAG GGTTATTCCTTGGACTCATGCACAACATCTCAATgaccatcacacacagactaattGCCGGATGTGTTTTTGTAG GTATATGTATCCTCGGTGGTATGTTCTCCTCATATTTCCGGTGCTCGGTTCTTTTGATGTTTCCCAGCATGCTTGGCTCCCGTGGGCGGGCCTACCTGATGCTTTTAGTTCTTAATGGTCTTTACCAAG GTCCAATATTCAATATCCACCGCAATGTTCAAAATGTGGCTTTTTCTATGGGTTGCAACATCGACTTGCAGATAGAACACAGTAAGATCATGTGGAGGATGGTAACAGAACCTATGTTACAGGTCATGCAAGACATTGTG CATGACAATAAAGAGTTCCAGCATGAAGCCAGGAATGTGAGCACACAATTCAACCGGATCAGAGATGAGGTGATGGGCCAGTATGGATATGATGCTCTCCAGCACTCCACCTCCTCAGGAAATTCCACCCAAGATATGTTTTCAGCCAAGACTATGATGCGATGTGATT ATGTGGTGGAGCAGGGCATAGGCCGTTGTCGAGAATGGTTCAGCAGTAAGTGGCAGGAGTGCATGGATGCCATCAAAGCCCCTGTGATCAACCACTTGCTTTGTGTGCCTATGAAATTTGACTTCCTGTGCAATGTGATGAGAG TTATGACACCATGGTGCAGAGAACACATTCCAGTGGAAGGAAACTTTGGGCAAACCTTCGACAGGCTCAATTTGTCTATTAGTAGACTGGCTGAGGAGTTCACTGCCAAAGTTGTGGTTCAG AAATTGGAACAGCAAGCTGTTTTAGGAGTGACAGTCCTTAAGGAATTCACAAAGGAACTGAGAAAAGCTTTTGAAGAAAAGATGATTGTTTTCGAACAAATAGCAGAAGTTGTTCAGATCCTTCTCTCATttactttcatcaccatcttcaccTC agcATTTGGGTATGCAAGACACTACTGCCGTCATATTCGCTTTGACAACGTGTACATTACGACTTACTTCAAGCAGATTGATGAACGAAGGAGAAGAGCG GGCAAAAGGTATTTATTACCTCTGAAGAAAGTTGAACAAAGCGGCTTCATCAACCCTTGGAGTTTGTCCATCCATCCCAGTGAACTTAAACTTGTG GCTCTGGGTCTAATACAGGTCCTCTTGctgactctgtttgtgtgcattctTCTCACCGTTGATGGGATCCTTTATCACATCTTCGATATCATCCGGAgacacactttcacacagttCTCTGTTACCA GCAGTCATCATGTGGATATTGACATCACTGGAGAGTCCATGTTGGCTAAACTGCTGAGGAAAACCATTGGTGCTTTCAATACCTCCTCAAACTTAGACATACAGACCAGTAATCAGC ATTGTTTACCCCAGCCGCGTGCCTTGGCCCCAGAGGACTACCTGTGGACCTTTCTGCCCCTGTTCATGATGGCTCTCATGTGCTGCCTGCAAGCCTACAGCAACCGCCTACGCAGGGTCATCGCCGCCTTCTATTTCCCCAAG cgagagaagagaagaacttTGTTCCTCTACAACTTACAAATCCAGAGACGCATCTCTTATGTCAAAAGACTACGTAAGCAGCTTTTGAGACATGGAAAGCAACCAAAAACA gtgtTCACAGGGATAATAGCTGTGTTGGACAGGCTGGGCTGGAGGCTGCGGTGGTGCTGTGTATGTGGAGAGCGTCAGAGAGGAGCCCAGGCTGTGGAGTGCACTGTCCCAGGCTGTGGAACAGTCTACTGTGCTCAGTGCTGGAGAGATCTGGGTacattctgtctgttctgtgctaCCCTCAGACGAACTGAAGCGAGAGACAGTGGCACTGATTCGGATGTTTACTACGATGATTAA
- the LOC115819188 gene encoding ras-related and estrogen-regulated growth inhibitor-like protein: MVVQVKPNSHHCSKAMDGSQHGGKVEANILLLGAENVGKSALTVRFLTRRFIGEYGDIESIYNHNDKIDGREISLNIWDSLYPQSCETTESISDKQLHWADGVILVYSICDRSSFDVVRQQVQLIRRTRKLSASAPIIIVGNKRDLQHQRAVSSEEGRLFALSADCGFFEISAAETYHGVLLVFHEILDLIKESRALKKGVAGIKGIVRSVSAVFGKKRSE; encoded by the exons ATGGTTGTCCAAGTCAAACCAAATTCCCACCACTGCAGCAAAGCAATGGATGGAAGTCAGCATGGAGGCAAAGTGGAGGCGAATATTCTATTACTTGGGGCAGAGAATGTGGGAAAATCAG ctCTTACTGTACGATTTCTCACACGAAGATTCATCGGTGAATACGGCGATATAG AATCAATATACAATCACAATGACAAAATCGATGGACGAGAAATTTCCTTAAACATATGGGACTCGCTGTATCCGCAG AGTTGCGAAACAACGGAATCAATAAGCGACAAGCAACTGCACTGGGCTGACGGTGTGATTCTTGTGTACAGCATCTGTGACCGATCCAGCTTTGATGTGGTGCGGCAGCAGGTGCAGCTCATCCGTCGGACAAGAAAGCTTTCTGCGTCAGCGCCCATAATTATTGTTGGAAACAAAAGAGACCTACAACATCAGAGAGCAGTCTCCAGTGAGGAAGGTCGACTCTTCGCCCTCTCCGCAGACTGCGGGTTTTTTGAAATATCTGCTGCTGAAACGTACCACGGCGTGCTGTTGGTGTTTCACGAAATTTTAGATCTCATCAAGGAGTCCCGGGCTCTCAAAAAAGGAGTCGCGGGAATCAAAGGCATCGTCAGGAGCGTGTCTGCTGTCTTCGGGAAGAAGCGATCGGAGTAG
- the dcst2 gene encoding DC-STAMP domain-containing protein 2: protein MKRFRQRVTRLLRSSAVHQAKDNATGFFLGLFLAFVYGMTALLVQKHDLWYCLISTVTIAVFISFGMAFSSRVRANVMLMLPMLCSMHGKRFLLFLAFTAVMKGPMGNTLENFDRAADSVVCGTELVMNQTQQLMRRAAAPLLPVLKKIKAVTRNVYSMTGRVKKLFDALSESVRHVARTLRNVLHFLVTIGEVCNEKLGTPQKKCHKLFDEAHKDCMEQLSIFSFLCNIVEGFRPLCGLARAGQFFCIIPTYIVSHLKAKIADSTLAAFEQIKKEFEFNISASTHYDLQLNSSQSIQEMAQDMMEEVSEDLIYFQGLTGLLAYMSLVLLLFMYLQAVLYKNNYLQCDTFDNIYITDQFVEMDLRWSRQRQPAVLPLSQREARTYIRPRSLYLTAEERRTVAAGMLSVLKHLAMACVVIALDVMVFWVFDVVHHQAQGEIVARAPIIFEIQVNGSGYASDIFKDIVASFDVLQRGNITVLDKKCLMEPLEPDYTGYLVIGFLYGLATFTVITGGYIKRLRRFVCASYHPQRERERILLLRQRILSQRKSLGKALLRSVARGKEDGQHMSLLQTLSLYLPGGPAIARFLGVFDVSCMTCGKLMAGKDDPNVHVCSTSQCKGVYCSQCFRLMKNICAICMGPLTFQEDSEEELDSSDDERVILWTAALSSPHISQRRDMRKVMKRRISVATRGRGGQHCSLHSMRHAFHSQDRELYDPTALGPANQV, encoded by the exons ATGAAACGCTTTCGACAAAGAGTTACCCGTCTGTTACGCAGCTCTGCCGTGCACCAAGCGAAAGACAACGCCACAGGGTTCTTTCTCGGCCTATTTCTCGCTTTCGTTTATGGCATGACCGCTCTTCTTGTGCAGAAACATGATCTCTGGTACTGCTTAATCAGTACAGTAACCATAGCGGTTTTCATCTCGTTCGGTATGGCCTTCTCCTCTCGTGTCCGCGCAAATGTTATGCTCATGCTACCGATGCTGTGCTCAA TGCATGGTAAGAggttcctcctcttcctcgccTTCACCGCCGTCATGAAAGGCCCAATGGGCAACACATTGGAGAACTTCGACCGTGCCGCGGACAGCGTTGTGTGTGGAACCGAACTAGTGATGAATCAGACACAGCAGCTGATGCGCCGGGCTGCCGCACCTTTGCTGC CCGTGCTGAAGAAGATCAAAGCCGTTACCAGGAATGTCTACTCTATGACAGGGAGGGTGAAGAAGCTTTTCGACGCCTTGTCCGAATCCGTTCGACATGTTG CTCGCACACTCAGGAACGTACTCCATTTTCTGGTCACTATCGGTGAGGTGTGCAACGAGAAGCTGGGAACACCTCAGAAGAAGTGCCACAAGCTCTTTGACGAAGCCCACAAGGACTGCATGGAGCAgctctccatcttctctttcctctgcaaCATCGTGGAGGGCTTCAGGCCTCTTTGTGGCCTCGCCCGTG CTGGACAGTTCTTCTGTATCATTCCCACTTATATTGTGAGCCACTTGAAGGCAAAGATAGCTGATT CAACTCTAGCAGCATTtgagcaaataaaaaaagaattcgAGTTCAACATCTCAGCTTCGACGCACTATGACCTGCAGCTCAACAGCAGCCAATCGATTCAGGAGATGGCTCAGGATATGATGGAGGAAGTGAGTGAAGATCTGATCTATTTCCAGGGACTCACAGGACTGCTGGCTTATATGAGCCTGGTCCTACTGCTCTTCATGTACCTTCA GGCTGTTCTGTACAAAAACAACTACCTTCAGTGTGACACCTTTGACAACATTTATATAACTGACCAGTTTGTGGAGATGGACCTCAGATGGTCCAGGCAGAGACAGCCAGCAGTGCTACCACTCAGCCAGAGAGAGGCGCGTACCTACATCAGACCAA GGTCTTTGTACCTGACTGCTGAGGAGAGACGAACAGTTGCTGCTGGCATGCTGTCCGTCCTCAAGCACCTGGCTATGGCCTGTGTTGTCATTGCACTGGATGTCATGGTCTTCTGGGTATTTGATGTTGTACACCACCAAGCCCAGGGGGAGATTGTAGCTAGAG CTCCCATTATATTTGAGATACAAGTGAATGGATCAGGCTACGCCTCGGATATCTTCAAGGACATAGTGGCctcttttgatgttttgcaAAGAGGGAACATCACTGTTCTTGACAAAAAGTGCCTTATGGAACCACTGGAACCTGACTACACAGGATATCTGGTCATAG GATTTCTTTATGGCCTGGCTACCTTTACGGTCATTACTGGAGGCTACATCAAGCGTTTACGCCGGTTTGTTTGTGCCAGTTACCAcccccaaagagagaga GAGAGGATTCTACTACTGCGCCAGCGTATTCTGTCCCAGCGCAAGTCCTTAGGTAAAGCCCTGCTCAGGTCTGTGGCCAGAGGCAAGGAGGATGGACAACACATGAGTTTGCTGCAAACACTGTCCCTGTA CCTTCCTGGTGGACCAGCCATTGCCAGATTTCTGGGTGTCTTTGATGTTTCCTGCATGACCTGTGGAAAGTTGATGGCTGGGAAGGATGATCCCAATGTGCACGTCTGCAGTACCTCACAGTGCAAAG GAGTCTACTGCAGTCAGTGCTTTAGGCTGATGAAAAACATCTGTGCCATCTGCATGGGGCCCTTGACATTCCAGGAAGACTCAGAGGAGGAGCT AGATTCCAGTGATGATGAGAGAGTCATCTTGTGGACGGCTGCACTGAGCTCACCACACATCAGTCAGAGGAGGGACATGAGGAAGGTGATGAAGCGACGCATCTCCGTGGCGACCAGGGGGCGAGGAGGGCAACATTGTAGCCTTCATAGTATGAGGCAT GCATTTCACTCCCAGGACAGAGAACTGTACGATCCCACTGCTTTAGGGCCAGCTAACCAGGTTTAG